The following coding sequences lie in one Peribacillus frigoritolerans genomic window:
- a CDS encoding response regulator transcription factor, producing MLEETLMNHVKKISHQKDMANKSQMIVKGCVDFFSFQRASLFSYSCLTGMGEGICACTSEDTFSLHNVKENIHDIYPIHQAVIHNKPIYLTIQHAKSSIPAKYVKRFSISSLAIIPINVNDMAIGLVLVDPIHANEPVTKNDLMKLSHYLKLAVGSTLDSAPPTYLLSKREVEVLQYLANGLGLKQMAPKMSVSEFTVRDHISSAIRKLGVNHRTEAVAVAIRHKMIM from the coding sequence ATGCTTGAGGAAACTCTGATGAATCATGTAAAAAAGATTTCCCATCAAAAAGATATGGCAAATAAATCACAAATGATCGTAAAGGGCTGTGTGGATTTTTTTTCATTTCAACGCGCTTCTTTATTCAGTTACTCATGTTTAACAGGAATGGGTGAAGGAATATGTGCATGTACAAGTGAAGATACCTTTTCATTACATAATGTTAAAGAAAATATTCATGATATATACCCCATCCACCAAGCAGTCATCCATAACAAACCCATATACTTAACCATCCAACATGCGAAATCCTCCATCCCTGCAAAATACGTTAAAAGATTTTCCATCTCTTCATTGGCTATCATTCCGATAAATGTGAATGACATGGCCATCGGTTTAGTGTTGGTTGATCCCATTCACGCCAACGAGCCTGTTACCAAGAATGATTTAATGAAGCTTTCCCATTATTTAAAACTGGCTGTCGGTTCGACATTGGATTCCGCCCCTCCAACTTACCTTCTAAGCAAACGTGAAGTGGAGGTCCTTCAATATTTAGCCAATGGGTTGGGTTTAAAGCAAATGGCACCAAAAATGAGCGTTAGTGAATTTACAGTCAGAGATCATATTTCTTCTGCTATCAGGAAATTGGGAGTGAATCACCGGACCGAGGCCGTCGCTGTTGCCATAAGACACAAAATGATTATGTGA
- a CDS encoding branched-chain amino acid aminotransferase gives MKEHDMQITLSTTKKEKPQADQLEFGKQFTDHMFIMDYTQGQGWHDPRIVPYQPLSLEPSAMIFHYGQSVFEGLKAYASPEDEIILFRPEKNFQRLNSSNSRLCIPDIDVDFALKALKTLISVDKDWVPQVEGTSLYIRPFIIATEPYLGVSPSNKYQFIIIMSPVGSYYKEGIHPVKIAVESAFTRAVNGGTGEAKTGGNYASSLKAQEVSEKMGYAQVLWLDGVEKKYIEEVGSMNVFFKINGEIITPALNGSILPGITRDSIIELLKHWGLPVSERRISMEEVHEAHKLGHLEEAFGTGTAAVISPIGEFLWNGEEMIVQSGETGELSRKLYDTLTGVQTGKVADELNWTTKVEEKVTQ, from the coding sequence ATGAAGGAACATGACATGCAAATCACGCTTAGTACAACAAAGAAAGAAAAACCACAAGCGGACCAGCTTGAGTTCGGTAAGCAGTTTACCGATCATATGTTTATTATGGATTACACACAAGGGCAAGGGTGGCATGATCCAAGAATTGTTCCTTATCAACCGCTCTCATTAGAGCCGTCAGCTATGATTTTTCACTATGGTCAATCCGTTTTTGAAGGATTGAAGGCATATGCATCACCAGAGGATGAAATTATCTTATTCCGTCCGGAAAAGAATTTCCAACGCTTAAATAGTTCAAATAGCCGATTATGCATACCGGATATCGACGTTGATTTTGCGTTGAAGGCCTTAAAGACTTTAATTAGCGTTGATAAGGATTGGGTTCCCCAGGTAGAAGGGACATCTTTATATATCAGGCCATTCATTATAGCTACTGAGCCTTATCTTGGAGTATCTCCATCGAATAAGTATCAATTCATCATCATCATGTCACCAGTAGGTTCGTATTATAAAGAAGGCATTCATCCAGTTAAAATTGCAGTGGAGTCAGCTTTTACACGTGCAGTTAATGGAGGTACAGGTGAAGCCAAAACGGGCGGTAATTATGCATCGAGCCTAAAAGCCCAGGAAGTATCCGAAAAGATGGGTTATGCCCAAGTTCTTTGGTTAGACGGAGTGGAGAAAAAGTATATCGAAGAAGTTGGAAGCATGAATGTGTTCTTCAAAATTAATGGTGAAATCATCACCCCTGCTTTAAATGGAAGCATCCTTCCGGGCATTACTCGTGATTCCATTATAGAATTGCTGAAACATTGGGGTCTTCCCGTGTCGGAAAGACGCATTTCGATGGAGGAAGTCCATGAAGCCCATAAATTAGGTCACTTGGAAGAGGCCTTTGGAACGGGAACAGCCGCGGTCATATCACCAATTGGTGAATTTTTGTGGAATGGTGAAGAAATGATTGTTCAAAGCGGGGAAACTGGCGAACTTTCCAGAAAGCTGTATGATACACTGACAGGTGTCCAAACAGGTAAAGTCGCAGACGAGTTGAATTGGACTACGAAAGTTGAAGAAAAAGTGACTCAATGA
- a CDS encoding L-lactate MFS transporter — protein MTKNRWLIALSAIAIHLSIGGAYAYSVYKKPLVETMGWSETEVTLAFTIMMALAGTSAAFFGKFVEKNGPRKSAMVAAVLFGLGQAGSGLAVMVDSLPLYLLTYGVLSGLGMGIGYISPVSTLVKWFPDRRGLATGMAVLGFGAGALITAPVAASLMESVGIYSTYYILGAGYFILMFLGASYIAPPKANWLPEGMKKDIESGKKELKKDLRQLTAKEAVKTKHFWMLWSMKLINTSAGIMMISVASPMAQDVVGLSVAGAATLVGIMGIFNGGGRLGWAAASDYIGRPNVFVIFFIIQIGAFLLLPTTTNTLLFQGLILLVVSCYGGGFSNLPAFAGDLFGTKEIGAIHGYLLTTWSLGGVCGPMLVTAIRESTNSYIPVFYVFAALIAIAFAISIWLRLDIKKMQKAQKQGVTNTFSKIS, from the coding sequence ATGACAAAAAACAGATGGTTAATCGCTTTATCCGCTATCGCCATTCACCTTTCAATTGGTGGGGCATATGCATATAGCGTTTACAAAAAACCATTAGTTGAGACTATGGGATGGTCAGAAACTGAAGTAACGTTAGCATTCACAATAATGATGGCGCTTGCAGGAACTTCAGCTGCTTTCTTTGGCAAATTCGTAGAAAAAAATGGTCCAAGGAAGTCAGCCATGGTCGCTGCTGTATTATTCGGTTTAGGACAAGCTGGTTCCGGTTTAGCAGTAATGGTCGATTCACTTCCGCTTTACCTATTGACATATGGGGTTTTAAGTGGACTTGGTATGGGGATCGGGTACATTTCACCAGTATCCACTTTAGTCAAATGGTTCCCAGATCGCAGGGGATTGGCAACAGGAATGGCAGTATTAGGTTTCGGGGCCGGAGCACTCATTACAGCGCCAGTAGCTGCAAGCCTAATGGAATCCGTTGGCATTTATTCTACATATTATATTTTAGGCGCAGGCTATTTCATACTGATGTTCTTAGGGGCATCCTATATTGCCCCTCCAAAGGCCAACTGGCTACCTGAAGGAATGAAGAAAGATATTGAGTCAGGTAAGAAAGAACTGAAGAAAGACCTAAGGCAATTAACTGCAAAAGAAGCGGTTAAAACTAAACACTTCTGGATGTTATGGTCCATGAAATTGATAAATACAAGTGCAGGTATCATGATGATTTCGGTAGCTTCACCAATGGCTCAAGACGTTGTTGGTCTGTCTGTAGCAGGTGCAGCAACATTAGTCGGAATTATGGGAATCTTTAATGGCGGAGGAAGACTTGGCTGGGCAGCAGCATCAGATTATATTGGACGTCCAAATGTTTTCGTCATTTTCTTCATCATTCAAATCGGAGCGTTCCTTTTACTTCCAACGACTACAAATACACTATTGTTCCAAGGACTCATCTTGTTGGTCGTTAGTTGTTATGGAGGAGGATTTTCAAATCTCCCTGCATTTGCCGGGGATTTATTTGGAACTAAGGAAATTGGTGCCATCCACGGTTACCTTTTAACTACATGGTCTCTAGGCGGGGTTTGCGGACCTATGTTAGTTACCGCAATCAGGGAAAGTACGAACAGTTATATCCCGGTTTTCTACGTTTTCGCAGCATTAATTGCAATAGCATTTGCCATCTCCATCTGGTTGCGTCTGGACATTAAAAAAATGCAAAAAGCACAGAAACAAGGAGTAACGAACACATTCAGTAAAATATCCTAA
- a CDS encoding AI-2E family transporter has product MWINKPFFKYACAIILIILIIFLLGKIDYVLQPLQKIIAAMFFPIIVAGLLYYILRPVVNFLTEFIPRSASIFIVFLIIFSMVGMVGYFGSPVIVDQFQKLSENLPSKVKEFSKESEVMIEKNDFGMVNMEEWKEKAVTHLKDYSEKLIVNVNTIFSTITSVLTVLVITPFILFYFLKDGDKLRPFLLKYIPTDVESEGNTILKDVDKTLSTYIIGQFIISIVIGTLMYIGYLIIGLDYALVLALFAMIFTVVPFLGPLISIIPALFIALQQDIGLAVKVLIVLTVVQQVEGHLVTPNIMGKRLNIHPLTIILLLLAAGSIYGFIGILIAIPTYSVVKTIIGNFRKFYNLRKRVA; this is encoded by the coding sequence TTGTGGATCAATAAACCGTTTTTCAAATATGCATGCGCGATCATTTTGATCATTTTAATTATTTTTTTACTAGGTAAAATTGATTATGTTCTGCAGCCGCTACAAAAAATCATTGCTGCCATGTTTTTCCCTATTATTGTGGCTGGGCTTTTATACTATATATTACGGCCGGTCGTTAACTTTTTAACTGAATTTATCCCGAGGTCAGCTAGCATCTTCATCGTTTTTTTAATTATATTTAGTATGGTTGGGATGGTAGGTTACTTTGGCAGTCCTGTAATCGTGGACCAATTTCAAAAATTATCTGAAAACCTACCCAGCAAAGTGAAGGAATTCTCTAAAGAATCTGAAGTCATGATTGAAAAAAATGATTTTGGCATGGTTAATATGGAAGAATGGAAAGAAAAAGCGGTCACACATTTGAAAGATTACTCTGAAAAACTCATAGTGAATGTCAATACGATTTTTTCCACGATCACTAGTGTATTAACAGTATTGGTCATTACACCATTCATTTTATTCTATTTCTTGAAGGATGGAGATAAATTAAGACCATTTCTATTAAAATATATTCCGACCGATGTAGAATCAGAGGGAAACACGATTTTAAAAGACGTCGATAAAACCCTTTCAACTTATATTATCGGTCAATTCATCATATCAATCGTCATTGGGACTTTAATGTATATTGGCTACCTTATTATCGGTCTCGATTATGCACTTGTATTAGCCCTATTCGCCATGATTTTTACCGTTGTACCATTCCTTGGTCCATTAATAAGCATCATCCCTGCCCTCTTCATTGCCTTACAGCAAGACATTGGGTTGGCAGTAAAAGTACTCATTGTCCTTACCGTTGTTCAACAAGTCGAAGGGCACTTGGTTACACCGAATATTATGGGAAAACGTCTTAACATTCACCCACTTACCATTATCTTATTGCTGCTTGCTGCAGGATCAATATACGGTTTCATTGGCATTTTAATCGCTATCCCCACTTATTCCGTAGTAAAAACGATTATAGGAAATTTCAGGAAGTTTTATAACTTACGGAAAAGGGTTGCATAA
- a CDS encoding YueI family protein, whose translation MSRLNVEDYLEQGIHGPKEIKPGERREFLGTLRERVVIVLKKSQVFETNVYPEIEQMMKQYPRSNLFLNGQMDYQYLGKYIKLAMSHNIPYKIVLNKDHNSDLGLVLAENNAINKEEIHIEKKFHAQQVIKKKSFKAFFKRFVKKLLKR comes from the coding sequence TTGTCACGCCTAAATGTGGAGGACTATCTAGAACAAGGAATCCATGGTCCAAAAGAAATAAAGCCAGGCGAACGAAGGGAATTTCTGGGCACATTACGGGAGCGCGTCGTCATCGTACTAAAAAAAAGCCAAGTCTTTGAAACGAATGTATATCCCGAGATAGAGCAAATGATGAAGCAGTATCCCCGTTCCAATTTGTTTTTAAATGGTCAGATGGACTATCAATATTTAGGGAAATATATTAAATTGGCAATGAGTCATAATATTCCTTATAAAATTGTCCTAAACAAAGATCACAACTCCGATTTGGGTTTGGTATTAGCAGAAAATAATGCCATAAACAAAGAGGAAATTCATATCGAGAAGAAATTTCATGCCCAGCAAGTTATCAAAAAGAAAAGCTTCAAAGCGTTTTTCAAACGCTTTGTTAAAAAATTATTAAAACGTTGA
- a CDS encoding L,D-transpeptidase family protein, whose amino-acid sequence MKKLIVFVLIFAFSFLGFSNTSGAAARQLIIINKTNNQLAYYENDKLVRVFIVATGKKASYTPEGKFKVVTKIVNRPYYKGNIRGGDPKNPLGKRWLGINARNTPGNTYAIHGNNDSTTIGKYISAGCIRMYNNDVQWLYDRVRMNTVVLIASSNKSFANIAATNGYKVSGSVSLPVNTNSTLKKGSSGPQVIELQKRLTKLGFSTKGVDGSFGKNTETAVKKFQSSKKLTSDGIVGPKTKKALGLK is encoded by the coding sequence ATGAAAAAATTAATTGTATTTGTATTGATATTCGCCTTTAGTTTTTTGGGGTTCAGTAATACTTCAGGTGCGGCAGCAAGACAACTGATTATCATCAATAAAACCAATAATCAGCTTGCCTATTACGAAAATGATAAATTGGTGAGGGTATTTATCGTGGCGACTGGTAAGAAAGCCTCCTACACTCCTGAAGGAAAGTTCAAGGTAGTGACAAAGATTGTGAATCGTCCCTATTATAAAGGCAACATTAGAGGCGGAGACCCAAAAAACCCTCTAGGTAAAAGATGGCTGGGGATCAATGCAAGGAATACACCAGGAAATACGTACGCAATACACGGCAATAATGATTCTACAACCATTGGGAAATATATAAGTGCCGGTTGTATTCGTATGTATAACAATGATGTTCAATGGCTTTACGATAGGGTGAGAATGAACACTGTAGTCTTGATAGCCAGTTCGAATAAATCATTTGCCAACATAGCTGCAACGAATGGATATAAAGTGAGCGGATCTGTGAGCCTACCTGTAAATACCAACTCTACCCTAAAAAAAGGAAGCAGTGGCCCCCAAGTAATTGAACTGCAAAAAAGATTAACTAAACTTGGATTCAGCACTAAAGGAGTAGATGGGTCATTTGGAAAAAACACAGAAACAGCTGTAAAAAAATTCCAAAGTTCTAAAAAGCTTACTTCTGATGGGATCGTCGGACCAAAAACGAAAAAAGCGCTTGGACTTAAATAA
- a CDS encoding nucleoside 2-deoxyribosyltransferase: protein MKYYIASDEKNLKQVKSLIKKLTSKGFTCVNDLNLITNDEKNQITDGIGEYEKKGIEEADFMLIFLTAGKGNLYELGYALSLNKKIIVYSPEKDNYHINKKSIFHNLPEVTICSGTFYKLVKLIHTLSPEGSEKDSLHLK, encoded by the coding sequence GTGAAATATTATATAGCATCAGATGAAAAAAATTTAAAGCAAGTCAAATCATTGATCAAGAAATTGACTTCAAAAGGGTTTACATGTGTGAATGACTTGAATTTAATTACGAATGATGAGAAAAACCAAATAACGGACGGCATTGGAGAATATGAGAAAAAGGGGATTGAGGAAGCCGATTTCATGCTGATCTTCCTAACAGCAGGAAAAGGTAATCTATATGAGCTTGGATATGCTTTGTCTTTAAATAAGAAAATTATTGTGTATTCACCTGAGAAAGACAATTATCATATTAATAAAAAATCAATATTTCATAATCTTCCCGAGGTAACAATATGCAGCGGGACCTTTTATAAGCTGGTTAAATTGATACATACGCTTTCTCCGGAAGGATCTGAAAAGGATTCTCTGCATCTAAAATAA
- a CDS encoding type II toxin-antitoxin system HicB family antitoxin: MTIQIFEYPAVFYYEKHPLIIDSFSVQVCFPDFRREGIISSVSGRNRVDALACAQELLESMVEHFIHDKKTIPDASEMEKVNLDRGINICEAAPFRIEIENITYEK; this comes from the coding sequence TTGACCATTCAAATCTTTGAGTACCCAGCCGTATTCTATTATGAAAAACACCCGTTAATTATCGACTCTTTTTCCGTTCAGGTTTGTTTCCCGGATTTTAGGCGAGAAGGAATTATTTCTTCCGTTAGCGGTAGGAATCGGGTAGATGCCTTAGCTTGTGCTCAAGAATTGCTGGAATCCATGGTCGAACATTTTATTCACGATAAAAAAACAATTCCGGATGCAAGTGAAATGGAAAAGGTAAATCTGGATAGGGGAATCAATATTTGTGAGGCTGCACCCTTCAGGATTGAAATAGAAAATATCACATATGAAAAATAA
- a CDS encoding DUF4190 domain-containing protein has product MSEIKRSNSKAIVSLIMGVLSLFIPFVGIILGILGLIFASKSKQEIKLTGESGDGLVTAGKVCSIVGIILNVLVILIFLVFFYFTVNTDITTY; this is encoded by the coding sequence ATGTCGGAAATTAAAAGAAGCAATAGCAAAGCAATTGTATCATTGATCATGGGGGTATTATCCCTGTTTATTCCATTCGTAGGCATCATATTAGGTATTCTCGGTTTAATATTTGCATCGAAGAGTAAACAAGAAATTAAGCTTACTGGTGAATCTGGAGATGGATTGGTGACAGCCGGAAAAGTGTGCAGCATTGTAGGTATAATCTTGAATGTTCTCGTGATTCTGATTTTCCTGGTGTTTTTTTATTTCACAGTAAATACGGACATAACAACCTATTGA